From a single Nissabacter sp. SGAir0207 genomic region:
- a CDS encoding glutamine amidotransferase → MTQPRPLLILQTGDAPEVIRQEHENFQQMFIRQGGMKPLALEIIHLPSGGLPQSPSHYAGVVITGSSAMVTDRLPWSEWAAGWLRQAMAESLPIFGVCYGHQLLADMLGGVVDYHPQGMEVGTQQLERLPGAEQDPLCAALPDRFTANLIHSQTVITPPPGAQVLARSAHDPHQILRYSPTTFSTQFHPEFNGAVMRSYLEWLKAAQPAQASLPAAHQAQDTPDSQRLLQTFVAQVAGRAENS, encoded by the coding sequence ATGACGCAGCCACGCCCCCTACTGATCCTGCAAACCGGCGACGCCCCCGAGGTGATCCGACAGGAGCATGAGAACTTCCAACAGATGTTTATCCGTCAGGGCGGGATGAAGCCGCTGGCGCTGGAGATTATCCACCTGCCGAGCGGTGGCCTGCCGCAGTCGCCCAGCCACTATGCTGGCGTGGTGATCACCGGCTCCTCGGCGATGGTCACTGACCGGCTGCCGTGGAGCGAGTGGGCCGCCGGGTGGCTACGTCAGGCGATGGCGGAGTCACTGCCGATCTTTGGCGTCTGCTACGGCCACCAGCTGCTGGCGGATATGCTGGGCGGCGTGGTGGATTACCACCCGCAGGGAATGGAGGTCGGCACGCAACAGCTGGAGCGGCTGCCGGGCGCGGAGCAGGATCCGCTCTGCGCCGCCCTGCCCGACCGCTTCACCGCCAACCTGATCCACTCGCAGACGGTGATCACGCCGCCGCCCGGCGCGCAGGTGCTGGCGCGCTCGGCGCACGATCCGCACCAGATCCTGCGCTACTCGCCCACCACCTTCAGCACGCAGTTCCACCCGGAGTTCAATGGCGCGGTGATGCGCAGCTACCTGGAGTGGCTGAAGGCGGCCCAGCCAGCCCAGGCGTCATTGCCCGCGGCACATCAGGCGCAGGACACCCCGGACAGCCAGCGGCTGTTACAAACTTTCGTGGCGCAGGTGGCCGGGCGGGCGGAGAATTCATAA
- a CDS encoding Gfo/Idh/MocA family protein gives MIRFAVVGTNWITQRFIDAAHESGKMRLTAIYSRNLSQAKAFGEDYPAEHHFDSLEALAACDEVDAVYLASPNALHCEQALLFMRHGKHVICEKPLASNQREAEQMVACAREQQVVLFEAFKTAWLPNFLHLQSCLPRVGVLRRASFSYCQFSSRYPRYLAGENPNTFNPAFSNGSIMDIGYYCLASSVALWGEPARVTASASLLPSGVDGHGVVILHYDQFEVVITHSKVSDSALPSEIQGESGTLEIGKLAECQSLAFTPRGGQRLDITQPQHINTMLYEAEAFARLVEAQQVEHPGLERSLITARLLTEIRRQTGVIFPADTATA, from the coding sequence ATGATTCGCTTTGCTGTTGTCGGCACCAACTGGATCACCCAACGGTTTATCGATGCCGCCCACGAGAGCGGCAAGATGCGCCTGACCGCCATCTACTCCCGCAACCTGTCGCAGGCCAAGGCCTTTGGCGAGGACTACCCGGCCGAGCACCACTTTGACTCGCTGGAGGCGCTGGCGGCCTGTGATGAGGTAGACGCGGTCTACCTCGCCAGCCCGAACGCCCTGCACTGCGAGCAGGCGCTGCTGTTTATGCGCCACGGCAAGCATGTGATCTGCGAGAAGCCGCTCGCCTCCAACCAGCGCGAGGCGGAGCAGATGGTCGCCTGTGCGCGGGAGCAGCAGGTGGTACTGTTTGAGGCGTTCAAGACCGCCTGGCTGCCCAACTTCCTGCACCTGCAAAGCTGCCTGCCACGGGTCGGCGTGCTGCGCCGCGCCAGCTTCAGCTACTGCCAGTTCTCCTCGCGCTACCCGCGCTATCTGGCGGGCGAGAACCCCAACACCTTCAACCCGGCCTTCTCCAACGGCTCCATCATGGACATCGGCTACTACTGTCTGGCAAGCAGCGTGGCATTGTGGGGCGAACCGGCGCGCGTCACCGCCAGCGCCAGCCTGCTGCCGAGCGGCGTGGATGGGCATGGCGTGGTGATCCTTCACTACGATCAGTTTGAGGTGGTGATCACCCACTCCAAGGTGAGCGACTCGGCGCTGCCCAGCGAGATCCAGGGCGAGAGCGGCACGCTGGAGATTGGCAAGCTGGCGGAGTGCCAGTCACTGGCCTTCACCCCGCGCGGCGGCCAGCGTCTGGACATCACCCAGCCGCAGCACATCAACACCATGCTGTATGAGGCCGAAGCCTTCGCCCGGCTGGTGGAGGCGCAGCAGGTGGAGCACCCCGGCCTTGAACGCTCGCTGATCACCGCCCGCCTGCTGACGGAGATCCGCCGCCAGACCGGCGTCATCTTCCCGGCAGATACCGCCACCGCCTGA
- a CDS encoding M48 family metallopeptidase: protein MPSLTYLQGYPEHLLRQVHQLIDEQRLGSVLLQRYPQPHELTTDKALYQFTADLKNQFLRNAPPISKVAYDGKIQVMKHALGLHTAVSRVQGSKLKAKAEIRVATVFKSAPEAFLRMIVVHELAHLKEKEHNKAFYSLCCHMDPAYHQLEFDTRLYLTHLDLFGTLYT from the coding sequence ATGCCATCATTGACTTACCTTCAGGGCTACCCTGAACACCTGCTGCGCCAGGTCCACCAGCTGATTGATGAACAGCGGCTGGGCAGCGTGCTGCTGCAACGCTACCCGCAGCCCCATGAGCTGACCACCGACAAGGCGCTCTACCAGTTTACCGCCGACCTGAAGAACCAGTTTTTGCGCAATGCGCCGCCCATCAGCAAGGTGGCCTATGACGGCAAGATCCAGGTGATGAAGCACGCCCTCGGGCTGCACACCGCCGTGTCGCGCGTGCAGGGCAGCAAGCTGAAGGCGAAGGCGGAGATCCGCGTCGCCACGGTGTTCAAGAGCGCGCCGGAGGCGTTCCTGCGCATGATCGTGGTGCATGAGCTGGCGCACCTGAAAGAGAAGGAGCACAACAAGGCGTTCTACAGCCTCTGTTGCCACATGGATCCGGCCTATCACCAACTGGAGTTTGATACCCGGCTCTACCTCACCCATCTGGACCTGTTCGGCACACTTTATACCTGA
- the rlmG gene encoding 23S rRNA (guanine(1835)-N(2))-methyltransferase RlmG, translating to MSLFELGTLRLELERYPQQEEITQLQAWDAADEYLLETLDLSAAAGKPLLIFNDTFGALACALAEQRPYSISDSYMAQLAVRHNLALNDLEPESVTLLDSLAPLPAAPGLVVIRVPKTLALLEQQLRALRQVVTPETVIVAGAKARDIHTSTLQLFEKILGPTRTSLAKKKARLIFGSVAELAVSDQPVINEWALDGTDYRIANHANVFSRGGLDIGARLFMQHLPEGMAGRIADLGCGNGVIGLTALEQNPDAEVLFVDESYMAVASSQLNVERNRPQDLARSAFEVDNLLAHVERDSLSAVLCNPPFHQQQTVTDVTAWQMFCDAKRCLHTGGELRIVGNRHLGYFHKLKRLFGNCETLASNQKFVILRAVKGPSRR from the coding sequence ATGAGCCTATTTGAACTGGGAACGTTGCGCCTTGAACTGGAGCGCTACCCGCAGCAGGAAGAGATCACGCAGCTTCAGGCTTGGGATGCGGCGGATGAGTATCTGCTGGAAACCCTCGACCTCAGCGCGGCGGCTGGCAAGCCGCTGCTGATCTTCAACGACACCTTTGGCGCGCTGGCCTGTGCCCTGGCGGAGCAGCGCCCGTACAGCATCAGCGACTCCTACATGGCGCAGCTGGCGGTACGCCACAATCTGGCGCTGAACGATCTTGAACCGGAGAGCGTGACCCTGCTCGACAGCCTGGCACCCCTGCCGGCCGCGCCGGGGCTGGTGGTGATCCGCGTGCCGAAAACGCTGGCGCTGCTGGAGCAGCAACTGCGGGCGCTGCGTCAGGTGGTGACGCCGGAGACGGTGATCGTGGCCGGTGCCAAGGCACGTGACATCCACACCTCGACACTGCAACTGTTTGAGAAGATCCTCGGCCCGACCCGCACCAGTTTGGCGAAGAAAAAGGCGCGCCTGATCTTTGGCAGCGTGGCGGAGCTGGCGGTCAGCGACCAGCCGGTGATCAATGAGTGGGCGCTGGATGGCACGGATTACCGTATCGCCAACCACGCCAACGTCTTCTCACGCGGTGGGCTGGACATTGGCGCACGCCTGTTTATGCAGCACCTGCCGGAGGGGATGGCGGGGCGTATCGCCGATCTCGGTTGCGGCAATGGCGTGATTGGCCTAACGGCGCTGGAACAGAACCCGGATGCGGAAGTGCTGTTTGTCGATGAGTCCTACATGGCGGTGGCCTCCAGCCAGCTCAACGTTGAGCGCAACCGCCCGCAGGATTTGGCGCGCAGCGCGTTCGAGGTGGATAACCTGTTGGCGCACGTGGAGCGCGACAGCCTGAGCGCGGTGCTCTGCAACCCGCCGTTCCACCAGCAGCAGACCGTCACGGACGTCACTGCCTGGCAGATGTTCTGCGACGCCAAACGCTGCCTGCACACCGGCGGCGAACTGCGCATCGTCGGCAACCGCCACCTGGGCTACTTCCACAAGCTCAAGCGCCTGTTCGGCAACTGCGAAACCCTGGCCTCTAACCAGAAGTTCGTGATTTTGCGCGCCGTGAAAGGGCCGTCCCGCCGCTAA
- a CDS encoding NADPH-dependent 2,4-dienoyl-CoA reductase: MTAYPHLLAPLELGFTTLKNRVLMGSMHTGLEELPDGASRLAIFYAQRARAGVGLIATGGVAPNDEGVVYQGASTLVSSAQLNGHRTVTHAVHQAGGKIALQILHAGRYSYQPNPVAPSALQAPINRFAPTALSEAQILATIQDFARCARLAQQAGYDGVEIMGSEGYLINQFLAARTNQRDDGWGGTPEKRQRFAVEIVRAVRERVGANFIIIYRLSLLDLVEEGQTLAESIALAQAVERAGATLINTGIGWHEARIPTIATMVPRAAFDWVTQQLMGHVSLPLIATNRINDPAVAEQILASGMANMVSMARPFLADAELVAKAAQGRAEEINTCIACNQACLDRVFEGHVASCLVNPFACREADLIVTPALSRKRLAVVGAGPAGLAFAVNAAARGHQVTLFDAQPEIGGQFNLARQIPGKEEFSQTLRYYRTQLAVLGVTQRLNCRAEAAMLADFDEVILATGVEPRLPPIPGIDHPKVMSYLEVLRDHQPVGQRVAIIGAGGIGFDVAEYLSQAGPSSSLNRVAFCHEWGIDTTLRQRGGLQAHAILPPSTARQIFLLQRKASKVGAGLAKTTGWIHRASLMQRGVRLLNSVEYLRIDDEGLHIQRAEERHCLAVDNVIVCAGQEPQRALYAPLMALGRPVHLIGGAEVALELDARRAIEQGTRLALQI, encoded by the coding sequence ATGACCGCTTATCCTCATCTGCTTGCCCCTTTGGAGTTGGGTTTTACCACCCTGAAGAACCGTGTCCTGATGGGCTCCATGCATACCGGGCTGGAGGAGTTGCCAGACGGTGCCTCCCGGCTGGCAATCTTCTATGCCCAGCGCGCCCGCGCTGGCGTGGGGCTGATCGCGACCGGCGGCGTGGCGCCAAATGATGAGGGCGTGGTCTATCAGGGCGCGTCCACGCTGGTCTCCAGCGCGCAACTCAATGGGCACCGTACCGTGACCCACGCGGTGCATCAGGCTGGCGGCAAAATCGCGCTGCAAATCCTCCATGCCGGGCGCTACAGCTACCAGCCAAATCCGGTGGCCCCCTCCGCCTTGCAGGCACCGATCAACCGCTTTGCGCCCACCGCCCTGAGCGAGGCGCAGATCCTCGCCACCATCCAGGATTTCGCCCGCTGCGCGCGGCTGGCACAGCAGGCTGGCTACGACGGCGTGGAGATCATGGGTTCCGAGGGCTACCTGATTAACCAGTTCCTGGCCGCCCGCACCAACCAGCGTGACGATGGCTGGGGCGGCACGCCAGAAAAGCGCCAGCGCTTTGCGGTGGAGATCGTGCGCGCGGTGCGTGAGCGGGTCGGGGCGAACTTCATCATCATCTATCGTCTGTCGCTGCTCGATCTGGTGGAGGAGGGACAGACGCTGGCGGAGAGCATCGCGCTGGCGCAGGCGGTGGAGCGGGCGGGCGCCACGCTGATCAACACCGGCATTGGCTGGCATGAGGCGCGCATCCCGACCATTGCCACCATGGTGCCGCGCGCCGCCTTTGACTGGGTGACGCAGCAACTGATGGGCCACGTCTCGCTGCCGCTGATTGCCACCAACCGCATCAACGATCCCGCCGTGGCCGAGCAGATTCTGGCGTCTGGCATGGCGAATATGGTCTCCATGGCGCGTCCCTTTTTGGCGGATGCCGAGCTGGTGGCCAAGGCAGCGCAAGGAAGGGCGGAGGAGATCAACACCTGTATCGCCTGCAACCAAGCCTGTCTGGATCGGGTGTTCGAAGGCCACGTGGCCTCCTGTCTGGTCAACCCGTTTGCCTGCCGGGAGGCGGATCTGATCGTCACGCCCGCGCTGAGCCGCAAGCGGCTGGCGGTGGTGGGCGCGGGGCCAGCCGGGCTGGCGTTTGCCGTCAATGCCGCGGCGCGCGGCCATCAGGTGACGCTGTTTGACGCCCAGCCGGAGATTGGTGGGCAGTTCAATCTGGCGCGGCAGATCCCCGGCAAGGAGGAGTTTAGCCAGACGCTACGCTACTACCGCACCCAACTGGCGGTGCTGGGGGTAACGCAGCGCCTCAACTGCCGGGCCGAGGCGGCGATGCTGGCCGACTTTGATGAGGTGATCCTCGCCACGGGCGTTGAGCCGCGCCTCCCGCCGATCCCCGGCATCGATCACCCCAAGGTGATGAGCTATCTGGAGGTGCTGCGCGACCACCAGCCGGTCGGGCAGCGGGTGGCCATCATCGGCGCGGGCGGCATTGGCTTTGATGTGGCGGAGTACCTGAGTCAGGCTGGCCCCTCCTCCAGCCTGAACCGCGTGGCGTTCTGCCATGAGTGGGGCATCGACACCACCCTGCGCCAGCGCGGCGGCCTGCAAGCGCACGCGATCCTGCCGCCGAGCACGGCACGGCAGATCTTTTTGTTGCAGCGCAAGGCGAGCAAGGTCGGGGCCGGGCTGGCAAAAACCACTGGCTGGATCCACCGCGCCAGCCTGATGCAGCGCGGCGTCAGGCTGCTCAATAGCGTCGAGTATCTGCGGATTGATGATGAGGGTCTGCACATTCAGCGCGCCGAGGAGCGGCACTGTCTGGCGGTGGACAACGTGATCGTGTGCGCCGGGCAGGAGCCACAGCGGGCGCTGTACGCGCCGCTGATGGCGCTGGGCCGGCCGGTGCACCTGATTGGCGGTGCTGAGGTGGCGCTGGAACTGGATGCCCGCCGGGCGATTGAACAGGGCACCCGGCTGGCATTGCAGATTTAG
- a CDS encoding crotonase/enoyl-CoA hydratase family protein: protein MNLLDHPSCRPFTEAGHMSQISAFYEEGRNVLWMMLRAYPRPCFNQALIDDIMKLADCAHASGLPIDFWVTGSLVPNIYNVGGDLNYFVESIKSRKRESLRAYARACIDCVHAASQGFGVGAITLAMIEGTALGGGFEAALAHHYVLAQNTARMGFPEIAFNLFPGMGAYSLVTRKAGMRLAEELISSGESHTAEWYESRGLIDRLFQPGDAFAATRTFIDTLRPKMNGMRAMLRARQRVLQLSRSELMDITEDWVDAAFTLEEKDVAYMERLVTLQNRHTASLRKAG from the coding sequence ATGAACCTTCTTGACCACCCATCTTGCCGTCCATTCACCGAAGCCGGCCACATGTCCCAAATTTCCGCATTTTATGAGGAGGGCAGAAATGTCTTATGGATGATGCTGCGCGCCTATCCGCGCCCCTGTTTCAATCAGGCCCTGATCGACGACATCATGAAGCTGGCGGACTGCGCCCACGCCTCCGGCCTGCCGATCGACTTCTGGGTCACTGGCTCGCTGGTGCCCAACATCTACAACGTGGGCGGCGACCTCAACTACTTTGTGGAGTCCATCAAGAGCCGCAAGCGCGAGTCACTGCGCGCCTATGCCCGCGCCTGCATTGACTGTGTCCATGCCGCGTCGCAAGGATTTGGCGTCGGTGCCATCACACTGGCAATGATTGAGGGCACCGCGCTCGGCGGCGGCTTTGAGGCGGCGCTCGCCCACCACTACGTGCTGGCGCAAAACACCGCGCGCATGGGCTTCCCGGAGATCGCCTTCAACCTGTTCCCCGGCATGGGCGCTTATTCGCTGGTGACCCGCAAGGCCGGGATGCGGCTGGCGGAGGAGCTGATCAGCAGCGGTGAGTCCCACACCGCCGAGTGGTATGAGTCACGCGGGCTGATTGACCGGCTGTTCCAACCGGGCGACGCCTTTGCCGCCACCCGTACCTTTATCGATACCCTGCGCCCCAAGATGAACGGGATGCGCGCCATGCTGCGCGCCCGCCAACGGGTGCTGCAACTCTCACGCTCTGAACTGATGGACATCACCGAGGATTGGGTCGATGCGGCCTTTACCTTGGAGGAGAAAGACGTCGCTTACATGGAGCGACTGGTGACACTACAGAACCGTCATACCGCCAGCTTGCGCAAAGCAGGTTAA
- the pdeR gene encoding cyclic di-GMP phosphodiesterase, with translation MIENQDSSILYQHFGTPRPYWRLHADSHALELSAEKNMTNVAVALTPYQASTIRGLTGITSSFTLEITLYGAPLRLHLVGRRVGAEEWAGTASDYYDTPSVAHDLEVGLSFAEQVVSEANSVIVIIDQEGKVQRFNRLSEEYTGVKEKDVIGKSAHDLFMSLEEGSASRQNISGFFQNKQSYEVERWINTVKGQRLFLFRNKFVHSGSGKQQTFLICSGTDITDERMAQEHLRILANTDTITGLPNRHAIMEKLKAALAVRGEQQVGIIYLDLDNFKKVNDAYGHMFGDQLLEEVSTALKGCLSPNQTLARLGGDEFILLCENSSLEELEALAQQLHNLLKTPFRIGLIEVYTGCSCGLAICPDHGTSAESLIRNADTAMYVAKEQGKRTHRIFSPEMNYKVAEYMWLDTNLRKALEEEQLLLYYQPKIASSTGRVTGVEALVRWYSPERGLIQPIQFIPYAEESGLITPLGKWVLESAARQAMAWQQKGFDLRVAVNLSARQLSGDALITTFREAMQEVGMTDCLLDFELTESCLIDDERRAVSLIEQLHALGAEVYLDDFGTGYSSLSQLARIPIDYIKLDQSFVRGISENSVSQALVRAIIAVAGTLNLKVVAEGVESAKEEQFVDEMGVHDKQGYFYAKPMPADELEHWLSDYNLLHP, from the coding sequence ATGATCGAAAATCAAGACAGTTCGATCCTGTACCAACATTTTGGTACGCCCCGCCCCTATTGGCGGCTCCATGCAGACAGTCACGCGCTGGAACTCTCTGCCGAAAAAAACATGACCAACGTGGCGGTCGCCCTGACACCCTATCAGGCGTCCACCATCCGTGGCCTGACCGGCATTACCTCCAGCTTTACGCTGGAGATCACGCTCTATGGCGCGCCGCTGCGGCTGCATCTGGTGGGTCGGCGCGTCGGCGCGGAGGAGTGGGCGGGCACCGCCTCTGACTACTATGACACCCCCTCCGTGGCGCATGACCTGGAGGTCGGCCTCTCGTTCGCCGAGCAGGTGGTATCAGAGGCCAACTCGGTGATCGTGATCATCGATCAGGAGGGGAAAGTCCAGCGCTTCAACCGCCTCAGCGAGGAGTACACCGGCGTCAAAGAGAAGGACGTGATCGGCAAAAGCGCGCACGATCTCTTTATGTCACTGGAGGAGGGATCCGCCTCGCGCCAGAACATCTCCGGCTTTTTCCAGAACAAGCAATCCTATGAGGTGGAGCGCTGGATCAATACGGTGAAGGGGCAGCGCCTGTTCCTGTTCCGCAATAAGTTCGTGCACAGCGGCAGCGGCAAGCAGCAGACCTTCCTGATCTGCTCCGGCACGGACATCACCGATGAGCGCATGGCACAGGAGCACCTGCGCATCCTCGCCAACACCGACACCATCACCGGCCTGCCCAACCGCCATGCCATTATGGAGAAGCTCAAGGCGGCGCTGGCGGTGCGCGGCGAACAGCAGGTGGGCATCATCTACCTCGATCTGGATAACTTCAAAAAGGTGAATGACGCCTACGGCCATATGTTCGGCGACCAGTTGCTGGAGGAGGTCTCGACGGCGCTGAAGGGCTGCCTCTCGCCCAACCAGACCCTGGCGCGGCTGGGCGGCGATGAGTTTATCCTGCTGTGCGAGAACAGCTCGCTGGAGGAGTTGGAGGCGCTGGCGCAGCAGCTGCACAACCTGTTGAAGACGCCGTTCCGCATCGGGCTGATAGAGGTCTACACCGGCTGCTCCTGCGGGCTGGCGATCTGCCCAGACCACGGCACCAGCGCCGAGAGCCTGATCCGTAATGCCGATACCGCCATGTACGTCGCCAAGGAGCAGGGCAAGCGCACGCACCGCATCTTCTCACCGGAGATGAACTACAAGGTCGCGGAGTATATGTGGCTCGACACCAACCTGCGCAAGGCGCTGGAGGAGGAGCAACTGCTGCTCTACTACCAGCCGAAGATTGCCTCGTCCACGGGCCGGGTGACCGGCGTGGAGGCGCTGGTACGCTGGTACTCGCCGGAGCGCGGGCTGATCCAGCCCATCCAGTTCATTCCCTATGCCGAGGAGTCAGGGCTGATCACGCCGCTCGGCAAGTGGGTGCTGGAGAGCGCTGCCCGGCAGGCGATGGCGTGGCAGCAGAAGGGCTTTGACCTGCGGGTGGCCGTCAACCTCTCGGCGCGCCAGCTCAGCGGCGACGCGCTGATCACCACCTTCCGCGAGGCGATGCAGGAGGTGGGCATGACCGACTGCCTGCTCGACTTTGAACTGACGGAGAGCTGCCTGATTGACGATGAGCGGCGGGCGGTCTCGTTGATTGAGCAGCTGCACGCGCTGGGCGCGGAGGTCTATCTGGATGATTTCGGCACTGGCTACTCTTCGCTCTCGCAGCTGGCGCGCATCCCTATCGACTACATCAAACTCGACCAGAGCTTCGTGCGCGGCATCAGTGAGAACAGCGTCTCGCAGGCGCTGGTACGCGCCATTATCGCCGTGGCGGGCACCCTCAATCTGAAGGTGGTGGCCGAGGGGGTGGAGAGTGCGAAGGAGGAGCAGTTCGTGGATGAGATGGGCGTGCATGACAAACAGGGCTATTTCTACGCGAAGCCAATGCCCGCAGACGAGCTGGAGCATTGGCTGTCGGACTACAATTTGCTTCACCCATAA